From the genome of uncultured Pseudodesulfovibrio sp., one region includes:
- a CDS encoding aspartate aminotransferase family protein: MSDKFEAIKERESNLICNTYGRYPLAVSKAKDCRLYDLDGNEYRDFLAGIAVCSLGHSREDLAEVMAEQARKMVHVSNLFYQEPQLDLAEKLLSTCAAGKVFFCNSGAEANEGAIKLARKYMHTVRNEDRHEIITLEKSFHGRTLSTLTATGQYGPIKDGFNPLPEGFVTVPFGNVNALRGAINAHTAAIMIEMVQGEGGVRPLPTDYVNDIVALCKENGILLIVDEVQTGVCRTGRYWAHQHYGITPDIFTSAKALANGLPMGAVLCTDEVAKGFTPGSHATTFGGGAVVSAVAAKVVDIMLEEKMAERAQKMGEFIAEQVVKLKEKHPDFIAGTRGLGLLFGIELAKNGPEVWKGLLEHRIVCNLAQGTILRLVPPLTVTEDDVLAFMEALDDVLTAMEG; this comes from the coding sequence ATGTCCGATAAATTCGAAGCGATAAAAGAACGGGAATCCAACCTGATCTGCAACACCTACGGCCGCTACCCCCTGGCCGTTTCCAAGGCCAAGGACTGCAGGTTGTACGACCTGGACGGCAATGAGTACCGCGACTTTCTGGCGGGTATCGCCGTCTGTTCACTGGGACACAGCCGTGAGGATCTGGCCGAGGTCATGGCCGAGCAGGCCCGCAAGATGGTCCATGTCTCCAACCTCTTCTACCAGGAGCCGCAGCTCGACCTGGCCGAAAAGCTTCTGTCCACCTGCGCGGCGGGCAAGGTCTTCTTCTGCAACTCCGGAGCCGAGGCCAATGAGGGGGCCATCAAGCTGGCGCGCAAGTACATGCACACCGTGCGCAATGAAGACCGGCACGAGATCATTACTCTGGAAAAGTCCTTCCATGGCAGGACGCTGTCCACGCTGACCGCCACCGGCCAGTACGGCCCCATCAAGGACGGTTTCAACCCGCTGCCCGAAGGGTTCGTGACCGTTCCCTTTGGTAACGTCAATGCCTTGCGCGGAGCCATCAACGCACATACCGCGGCTATCATGATCGAGATGGTCCAGGGCGAAGGCGGCGTGCGTCCCCTGCCTACGGACTACGTGAATGACATCGTGGCCCTGTGCAAGGAAAACGGCATCCTGCTCATCGTGGACGAGGTCCAGACAGGCGTCTGCCGCACCGGACGGTACTGGGCGCATCAGCATTACGGTATCACTCCGGATATCTTCACTTCGGCCAAGGCCCTGGCAAACGGGCTGCCCATGGGCGCGGTCCTGTGCACCGATGAGGTGGCCAAAGGCTTTACGCCCGGCTCCCATGCCACGACTTTCGGCGGAGGTGCCGTTGTATCGGCCGTGGCCGCCAAGGTCGTGGACATCATGCTTGAAGAGAAGATGGCCGAACGCGCCCAGAAGATGGGCGAGTTCATCGCGGAACAGGTCGTAAAACTCAAGGAAAAGCATCCTGATTTTATTGCCGGAACACGCGGTCTTGGCCTGCTCTTCGGTATCGAACTGGCTAAAAACGGCCCCGAGGTCTGGAAAGGATTGCTGGAACACAGGATCGTTTGCAATCTGGCCCAGGGGACGATTTTACGGCTGGTACCGCCCCTGACCGTCACCGAAGACGACGTTCTGGCCTTCATGGAGGCCTTGGACGACGTGTTGACAGCCATGGAGGGCTAA
- the prmA gene encoding 50S ribosomal protein L11 methyltransferase yields the protein MSTLLKIEFTIPEETADEAGVFIASKVPHGWEETPAGEGRKFTLYLEDHPLGLEMVKEFQTRFPDAGVTWSEQESEDWAMAWKDFFVPVNCGESFRIYPPWLDDGDSEHTHIVIEPKMAFGTGHHPTTSLCLATIGRLVESGTIAKGQTFLDLGTGSGILGIGLSKLGLTGIGLDIDPQAVVCAVENLEANGVSDSMTLAVGSIDCVEDGRTFDLVVANILSGPLIEMAGEIISRVKPGGSLVLSGILADKQSDAVAEAYGRRGLGEPQRFVEGEWICLVWENLGD from the coding sequence ATGTCCACCCTGCTGAAGATCGAATTCACAATTCCCGAAGAGACCGCCGATGAGGCCGGGGTCTTCATTGCATCGAAGGTTCCCCACGGATGGGAGGAGACGCCCGCCGGAGAAGGCCGCAAATTCACCCTGTACCTGGAAGATCACCCTCTGGGACTGGAGATGGTCAAGGAATTCCAGACCCGGTTCCCCGATGCGGGAGTAACTTGGTCCGAGCAGGAATCCGAAGATTGGGCCATGGCCTGGAAGGACTTTTTTGTTCCGGTCAACTGCGGGGAATCATTCCGTATCTACCCGCCATGGCTGGATGATGGAGACAGCGAACACACCCACATCGTCATTGAGCCCAAGATGGCCTTCGGTACCGGCCACCACCCTACCACTTCTCTTTGTCTGGCGACTATCGGCAGGCTGGTCGAGTCCGGCACCATCGCAAAGGGACAAACCTTCCTGGATTTGGGTACCGGGTCCGGCATACTCGGCATCGGCCTCTCCAAGCTCGGCCTGACCGGCATAGGGCTGGACATTGATCCCCAGGCCGTGGTTTGCGCCGTGGAGAACCTGGAGGCCAACGGCGTATCCGACTCCATGACCCTGGCTGTGGGCTCTATTGACTGCGTGGAAGACGGACGGACTTTCGATCTGGTGGTAGCCAATATTCTGTCCGGGCCGCTCATCGAGATGGCCGGGGAAATCATCTCCCGGGTCAAGCCTGGTGGTTCTCTGGTCCTTTCCGGCATTCTGGCCGACAAGCAGTCGGACGCGGTGGCTGAGGCGTACGGCAGGCGCGGCCTGGGCGAGCCCCAGCGTTTCGTGGAAGGCGAATGGATCTGCCTGGTCTGGGAAAACCTGGGGGATTAA
- a CDS encoding endonuclease III domain-containing protein: protein MGLHATLIGMYEAMLAELGPSRWWPGETPFEIAIGAILTQNTNWKNVEKALTNLKDAGVLEAEALCELSLPRLAELIRPAGYYNVKAKRIHNFLQFLKDEAQFDLLSLKSRELSELRPQILSINGIGPETGDCILLYALDFPTFVVDAYTARLMGRHGLAWEDIDYHGLQSIFMDALPEDVALFNEYHALIVRVGANWCRKKAGLCDSCPLQPFLEQ, encoded by the coding sequence GTGGGGCTGCACGCCACGCTTATAGGGATGTACGAGGCCATGCTGGCCGAGCTCGGCCCGAGCCGTTGGTGGCCGGGCGAGACGCCCTTTGAGATCGCCATCGGAGCCATCCTGACCCAGAACACGAACTGGAAGAACGTGGAAAAGGCCCTGACCAACCTCAAGGATGCGGGCGTGCTTGAAGCCGAGGCCTTGTGTGAACTGTCTTTGCCCAGGTTGGCCGAATTGATCCGACCTGCCGGGTATTACAACGTCAAGGCCAAACGGATTCATAATTTCCTGCAATTCTTGAAAGATGAGGCCCAATTCGACCTGCTCTCCCTGAAAAGTCGCGAGCTTTCCGAGTTGCGGCCGCAGATTCTGTCCATCAATGGAATCGGCCCGGAGACTGGAGATTGCATCCTGCTCTACGCCCTGGATTTCCCGACATTTGTTGTCGATGCCTATACCGCCCGCCTCATGGGCCGACATGGGTTGGCTTGGGAAGACATCGACTATCACGGCCTGCAATCCATTTTCATGGACGCCCTGCCGGAAGATGTGGCACTGTTCAATGAATACCATGCCCTCATTGTCCGTGTGGGGGCTAACTGGTGCCGCAAAAAGGCCGGTTTGTGCGACTCCTGCCCTCTTCAACCATTCCTTGAACAATAG
- a CDS encoding peptidoglycan DD-metalloendopeptidase family protein gives MRKLLVLTVCCILLLPVHALAQAQDDTLSESLQKEHQKADANERKVKELTQKAGQISTRLSDIEDDVKLLKRRVREQETVLADIRNNERQAEQDHFTLEKEKERITLELSGLMRTLWPVHLQNIRSRFEGVEDWAMFDRRFNWLADIYDATERKLDEARANSEKIALNLENQRQLAEEAEKQLDQVNQSKDGLLRNQYALRKNLKKINRQKENAEEELNGILSTIEDLKYQLQSQKTKRFALYKRTLPWPVNGRVEAGFNLKAKPPERGLAIAAADGSTVQSIFWGKVVHNDTLRGFGHVVIIYHGYNYYSLYAYLSDTFVRNGQEVEKNEPLGTVGFFPKLDGPGLYFELRFHQKPINPETWLTAQR, from the coding sequence ATGCGTAAACTTCTCGTTCTGACAGTCTGTTGTATCCTGCTGCTGCCGGTCCATGCATTGGCCCAGGCACAGGACGACACCTTGAGCGAGTCGCTGCAGAAGGAACACCAGAAAGCGGATGCGAATGAACGCAAAGTCAAAGAGCTGACCCAAAAGGCCGGGCAGATTTCCACTCGGTTGTCGGACATTGAGGACGACGTCAAACTGCTCAAACGTCGCGTCCGGGAACAGGAGACGGTCCTAGCGGACATCCGTAACAACGAACGTCAGGCCGAGCAGGACCACTTCACCTTGGAAAAGGAGAAGGAGCGGATTACGTTGGAGCTGTCAGGGCTCATGCGTACCCTGTGGCCGGTCCACCTGCAAAACATCCGCTCACGCTTCGAAGGCGTGGAGGATTGGGCCATGTTCGATCGTCGATTCAATTGGCTGGCCGACATTTACGATGCCACCGAGCGAAAATTGGATGAAGCACGCGCAAACTCCGAGAAAATCGCCCTGAACCTGGAGAACCAGCGTCAGTTGGCCGAGGAAGCCGAAAAGCAGTTGGATCAGGTGAATCAAAGCAAGGACGGTCTGCTTCGAAATCAATACGCACTGCGTAAGAATCTCAAGAAGATCAACAGGCAGAAGGAAAACGCTGAAGAGGAACTGAACGGAATCCTGTCAACCATTGAGGATCTCAAGTACCAGTTACAGTCCCAAAAGACCAAACGGTTTGCACTGTACAAGCGGACATTGCCCTGGCCGGTGAACGGACGGGTTGAGGCGGGCTTCAACCTCAAGGCAAAGCCGCCGGAACGGGGCCTTGCCATAGCGGCCGCGGACGGCAGCACTGTGCAGTCCATATTTTGGGGCAAGGTCGTTCACAATGACACCCTGCGCGGCTTCGGGCATGTGGTCATTATCTACCATGGTTATAATTACTACAGCCTTTACGCCTATTTGTCCGATACGTTCGTGCGCAACGGACAGGAAGTTGAAAAGAATGAGCCGCTGGGCACGGTGGGCTTTTTCCCCAAGCTGGACGGACCGGGGCTGTATTTTGAATTGCGTTTTCATCAAAAACCAATTAACCCAGAAACTTGGTTAACAGCCCAGAGATGA
- a CDS encoding S41 family peptidase, whose product MRVTLWIVTFLLLFTLTVAPAPTIAAKGDQFEALKTFSQVLDLVESNYVKPVTKKELIDNSIKGMLEELDPHSTYLSPEDFKDMQVDTAGKFSGIGIEISMDQGRIIVVSPIEDTPAYKAGLLAGDIILEIDGESTQDMTLMDAVKLIRGEKGTTVTLLILHKDSNKPVEVPIVRGTIPIVNVKTQSLEDGYLYLRLTKFQESSTKNLREAIAEYQKKHALKGIVFDLRNNPGGLLNQAVSVSDTFLEDGTIVYIQGRDPANRKDFFATKSSDDVKVPMVTLINAGSASASEIVAGALQDRKRSLIVGERSFGKGSVQQIIPLSDGSGIKLTTALYYTPSGRSIQAKGIDPDLRIPFEAPRDDENDLRDRFTLREKDLSGHLENGQKTAKRKKDEDAEKAKDMLARDNQLRMALELVKSLPRMKEIQ is encoded by the coding sequence ATGCGTGTAACGCTTTGGATAGTCACTTTTCTGCTTCTGTTCACCCTTACCGTCGCTCCGGCTCCGACCATCGCGGCCAAGGGCGACCAATTCGAAGCGCTCAAGACCTTCTCGCAGGTGCTTGACCTGGTTGAAAGCAACTACGTCAAACCCGTGACCAAGAAGGAACTCATTGATAATTCCATCAAGGGTATGCTCGAAGAGCTCGACCCCCACTCCACCTATCTCTCGCCTGAAGACTTCAAGGACATGCAGGTGGATACCGCCGGCAAGTTCAGCGGCATCGGCATCGAGATAAGCATGGATCAGGGGCGTATCATCGTCGTATCTCCCATTGAGGACACCCCTGCCTACAAGGCTGGTCTGCTCGCTGGCGACATCATTCTGGAGATCGATGGGGAATCCACTCAGGACATGACCCTCATGGATGCGGTCAAGCTGATCCGTGGCGAAAAGGGTACTACCGTGACCCTGCTCATCCTGCACAAGGATTCCAACAAGCCGGTGGAAGTTCCCATCGTTCGCGGCACGATTCCCATCGTCAACGTCAAGACCCAGTCCCTGGAAGATGGCTACCTCTACCTGCGGCTTACCAAGTTCCAGGAATCCTCCACCAAGAATCTGCGTGAAGCCATCGCCGAATACCAGAAGAAGCACGCTCTCAAGGGCATTGTCTTCGACCTGCGTAATAACCCCGGCGGCCTGTTGAACCAGGCGGTTTCCGTGTCCGACACCTTCCTGGAGGACGGTACCATCGTCTACATCCAGGGCAGGGACCCGGCCAACCGTAAAGATTTCTTTGCCACCAAGAGCTCTGACGACGTCAAGGTCCCCATGGTTACCCTGATCAACGCGGGATCCGCCTCGGCTTCGGAAATCGTGGCCGGTGCTCTTCAGGATCGCAAGCGCTCCCTGATCGTGGGCGAACGTTCCTTCGGCAAGGGCTCTGTCCAGCAGATCATCCCCCTGTCCGACGGTTCCGGCATCAAGCTGACCACCGCCCTCTATTACACCCCGAGTGGACGCTCCATTCAGGCCAAGGGCATCGACCCCGACCTGCGCATCCCCTTCGAGGCACCCAGGGACGACGAAAACGATCTGCGTGATCGCTTCACCCTGCGTGAAAAGGATCTGAGCGGCCATCTGGAAAACGGCCAGAAGACCGCCAAGCGCAAGAAGGACGAGGATGCCGAAAAGGCCAAGGACATGCTGGCCCGCGACAACCAGTTGCGGATGGCCCTGGAATTGGTCAAGAGCCTGCCTCGAATGAAGGAAATCCAGTAG
- a CDS encoding divergent polysaccharide deacetylase family protein: protein MDERAPDNNEKKTGLDGFLKGIYRPGPLICLFTLAFIALAGLGWMALNSKTPPPQVIAPVAEERKAEPEPSAAPDKAYEEATSDMEDKVKQADLALIETMRDLDLKMHDLNLVDVELRRYEERGYHYQVLQFPKVTDRNIFLVTLRKRLYERLPDAMLLDNGDTEAAIEINGVHTHRLLLEARPQIIALPEAKGPKLVVVIDDVGENYGVLRGLAGLDLPLTFAVWPNASHTRQCVELITQTHHDLLVHFPMEPMGYPKVKPGDDALFVSMNDAQIRQRIEENLERIPEAIGVNNHMGSRFTADKPGMAVALAEFKRHGLFFLDSLTSGKSVGRATAKNVGIPFYERDTFLDNVKDVNAILLQLRKTERVAKRQGRAIAIGHPYRQTLDALKQWQDSRDTSIQVITLSKLSSE from the coding sequence ATGGACGAACGCGCTCCCGACAACAACGAAAAAAAGACCGGGCTCGATGGATTCCTTAAGGGAATCTATCGGCCCGGTCCTCTTATTTGTCTTTTCACCCTGGCCTTTATTGCCTTGGCAGGTCTCGGCTGGATGGCCTTGAATTCCAAGACTCCCCCACCTCAGGTCATCGCGCCTGTGGCCGAGGAGCGCAAGGCAGAGCCTGAACCATCCGCAGCTCCGGACAAAGCCTACGAAGAGGCCACCTCCGACATGGAGGATAAGGTCAAGCAGGCGGATCTGGCTCTGATCGAGACCATGCGCGATCTGGACCTCAAGATGCATGATCTCAACCTCGTGGACGTTGAACTCCGTCGGTACGAGGAACGCGGCTATCACTATCAGGTGCTGCAATTCCCCAAGGTCACAGACCGCAACATATTCCTGGTCACCTTGCGCAAGCGCCTCTATGAACGACTGCCGGACGCGATGCTGCTGGACAACGGCGACACCGAAGCCGCTATCGAGATAAATGGCGTGCACACGCATCGTTTATTGCTTGAAGCCCGTCCGCAGATAATCGCCCTTCCCGAAGCCAAGGGTCCCAAACTGGTGGTGGTCATCGATGACGTGGGTGAAAACTATGGCGTGCTCAGAGGCCTTGCCGGGCTCGATCTGCCTCTGACGTTCGCGGTCTGGCCCAATGCCAGCCATACCCGTCAGTGCGTCGAGCTCATCACCCAGACCCACCACGATCTGCTTGTACATTTCCCGATGGAACCCATGGGGTATCCCAAGGTAAAGCCCGGGGACGACGCCCTGTTCGTGTCCATGAATGATGCCCAGATTAGACAACGCATTGAGGAGAACCTCGAACGGATTCCCGAGGCCATCGGTGTGAACAATCACATGGGGTCACGCTTTACCGCCGACAAGCCCGGCATGGCAGTGGCTTTGGCCGAGTTCAAGCGTCACGGGCTCTTCTTCCTGGACAGCCTGACCTCTGGCAAGAGCGTCGGCAGGGCCACGGCCAAAAACGTTGGCATCCCCTTCTATGAGCGGGACACCTTCCTGGACAACGTCAAGGACGTTAACGCTATCCTGCTTCAGTTGCGCAAGACGGAACGGGTCGCCAAACGGCAGGGCCGAGCCATCGCCATAGGCCACCCCTATCGGCAAACCCTGGACGCGCTCAAACAATGGCAGGACAGCAGGGACACTTCCATTCAGGTTATCACCCTGTCGAAACTTTCCTCGGAATAA
- the fliM gene encoding flagellar motor switch protein FliM, giving the protein MSKILEQDEVDALLRGLSGGDVETETEIPEDDTGVVSFDLANQDRIIRGRMPVLEIVNDRFARLCTNALANTMRKRVDINPISIDMSKFGDFMRSLPVPTSISIFKMDPLRGNALLVVDSRLVFALVENFFGGAGSQPKVEGRDFTPIEQAIVERVVKIALANMEESWKPVHEVHVEMVRTEVNPQFAAIVPPSDVVIVVTFEVELENAIGSLIVCLPYATMEPIRSKLHASFQSERLEVDHVWINRFKERLMETPVEMVVRLGRTTISGRQLLYLQEGDIILLDTDEDELLEAEVEGVRKFQGLPGRVKGNKSFKVVKEEEIRF; this is encoded by the coding sequence ATGAGCAAAATCCTCGAACAAGATGAAGTTGATGCCCTGCTCCGGGGTCTTTCCGGAGGGGATGTCGAGACAGAGACCGAGATACCGGAGGACGATACCGGGGTAGTCTCGTTTGACCTGGCCAATCAGGACAGGATCATTCGCGGCCGCATGCCCGTGCTTGAGATCGTCAACGATCGGTTTGCTCGGTTGTGTACCAACGCGCTGGCCAACACCATGCGCAAGCGTGTGGATATCAACCCCATCTCGATCGACATGTCCAAGTTCGGCGACTTCATGCGTTCGTTGCCGGTGCCGACCTCCATCTCCATCTTCAAGATGGACCCTTTGCGCGGCAACGCGCTGCTGGTGGTCGACTCCCGACTCGTTTTCGCCCTGGTCGAGAACTTCTTTGGCGGTGCCGGCAGCCAGCCCAAGGTTGAAGGCCGCGACTTTACGCCCATCGAGCAGGCTATCGTCGAACGCGTGGTCAAGATCGCCCTGGCCAACATGGAGGAATCCTGGAAGCCGGTCCATGAGGTCCATGTCGAGATGGTTCGCACCGAGGTGAACCCCCAGTTTGCGGCCATCGTGCCGCCTTCGGACGTTGTTATCGTGGTCACCTTCGAGGTGGAACTGGAAAACGCCATCGGTTCACTCATCGTCTGTCTGCCCTACGCCACCATGGAGCCTATCCGGTCCAAACTGCATGCCTCCTTCCAGTCCGAGCGTCTGGAAGTTGACCATGTCTGGATCAACCGTTTCAAGGAACGGCTCATGGAGACGCCCGTGGAAATGGTCGTACGTCTTGGCCGAACCACTATCTCCGGTCGTCAGCTGCTCTATCTCCAGGAAGGCGACATCATTCTGCTCGACACCGATGAGGATGAACTCCTTGAAGCCGAGGTCGAGGGCGTGCGCAAATTCCAGGGGCTGCCCGGCCGGGTCAAGGGCAACAAATCCTTCAAAGTTGTCAAGGAAGAAGAAATCCGTTTCTGA
- a CDS encoding ABC transporter substrate-binding protein yields the protein MKKILLFLVAALLVASTAFAGKKYVISVTQIVEHPALDAMRKGVADRLKEKGIDFDYNVHIAQGNMATNTQIVGQIIGERPDVVLAIATPGAQACAQKIHDTPIVFTGVTDPVTAGLVKDIANTNGKNITGMSDFSPMDKHVALIRELVPNVKTIGIIYNSGEPNAVPILKALKAESAKVGINVEEATIANSSGVYQAAKSLVGRCDAVYVGTDNTVVSAIESAVKVCENNKLPLIVGDVDSVARGAVAAEAVDYYKMGLQTGDMIARILVDGAKPADMPVEFLNDLNLHVNMKAAKAMGVTVPQSVLDRAEKVIE from the coding sequence ATGAAAAAGATATTGTTGTTCCTGGTGGCCGCCCTTTTGGTCGCCTCAACCGCCTTTGCAGGCAAGAAGTATGTCATCTCCGTGACCCAGATCGTGGAGCACCCGGCCCTGGACGCCATGCGCAAGGGCGTGGCCGATCGCCTCAAGGAAAAGGGGATTGATTTCGACTACAACGTCCATATTGCCCAGGGCAACATGGCCACCAACACCCAGATCGTCGGCCAGATCATCGGCGAACGCCCAGATGTGGTTCTGGCCATCGCCACTCCCGGCGCCCAGGCCTGTGCCCAGAAAATCCACGACACCCCCATCGTCTTTACCGGTGTGACCGATCCTGTCACCGCCGGTCTGGTCAAGGATATTGCCAATACCAACGGCAAGAACATCACCGGTATGTCCGACTTTAGCCCCATGGACAAGCATGTGGCCCTGATTCGTGAGCTCGTACCGAACGTCAAGACCATCGGCATCATCTACAATTCGGGTGAACCCAATGCAGTTCCCATCCTGAAGGCTCTGAAGGCGGAATCCGCCAAGGTTGGTATTAACGTGGAGGAAGCCACCATAGCCAACTCCAGCGGCGTGTATCAGGCGGCCAAGAGTCTGGTCGGCCGGTGCGATGCGGTCTATGTGGGCACCGACAATACCGTGGTCTCCGCTATTGAATCCGCTGTGAAAGTCTGTGAGAACAACAAGCTTCCGCTGATCGTCGGCGATGTGGATTCCGTTGCGCGCGGAGCCGTCGCGGCCGAGGCCGTGGATTATTACAAGATGGGTCTGCAAACCGGTGACATGATCGCCCGCATTCTGGTGGACGGAGCCAAGCCGGCTGATATGCCTGTCGAATTCCTCAATGATCTTAATCTGCATGTGAACATGAAGGCCGCCAAGGCCATGGGTGTGACCGTGCCCCAATCGGTTCTGGATCGGGCTGAAAAGGTCATCGAGTAG
- a CDS encoding ABC transporter permease, with product MTLYALFGAIEQGFAYGLMVIGVYLTFRVLDFPDLTVDGSLPLGAAVSAVAITSGYSPLLAIFMAAGAGFLAGAATGILNTKFKILHLLASILTMIALYSINLRIMGRPNMALLGQDTVVDWFVDFTNMLPQHSTPLLFGLICFAVVIVLIWFLHTEIGLAFLATGDNTQMITSQGVNTDNVIIFGVGLSNALVAASGALVAQNQGAADVNMGVGSIVAGLASVIVGETVFGDKTITRALIAALLGSVLYRVAIGLALGLKLGSFAITPSDLNLITAILVVFALVMPKMKRQFLAGRSK from the coding sequence ATGACTCTCTACGCACTTTTCGGCGCCATCGAACAGGGCTTCGCCTATGGCCTCATGGTCATCGGCGTCTACCTGACTTTCCGGGTGCTTGATTTTCCGGATCTTACCGTGGATGGCAGCCTGCCTTTGGGCGCAGCCGTTTCGGCCGTGGCCATCACCTCGGGGTATTCTCCGCTCCTGGCCATCTTCATGGCCGCCGGAGCAGGCTTCCTGGCCGGAGCGGCCACGGGCATCCTGAACACAAAGTTCAAGATTCTTCACCTGCTCGCCTCCATCCTGACCATGATCGCGCTTTACTCCATCAACCTGCGAATCATGGGGCGGCCCAACATGGCCCTGCTCGGGCAGGACACCGTTGTCGACTGGTTTGTGGATTTTACCAACATGCTGCCCCAGCACTCCACCCCGCTGCTCTTCGGCCTGATTTGTTTTGCCGTGGTCATCGTCCTCATATGGTTCCTGCACACCGAGATCGGTCTGGCTTTCCTGGCTACGGGTGACAACACGCAGATGATCACCAGCCAGGGCGTGAACACCGATAACGTCATCATTTTCGGTGTGGGCCTATCCAACGCATTGGTGGCAGCCTCCGGGGCTTTGGTAGCCCAAAACCAGGGCGCTGCGGATGTGAACATGGGCGTGGGGTCCATCGTCGCGGGGCTGGCCTCAGTCATTGTCGGCGAGACTGTTTTCGGAGACAAAACCATTACGCGCGCGCTTATCGCCGCCCTGCTGGGGTCTGTGCTTTACCGCGTTGCCATCGGGCTGGCGCTTGGCCTCAAGCTCGGCTCGTTCGCCATCACCCCCAGTGACCTCAACCTCATTACCGCGATCCTGGTGGTCTTCGCCCTGGTCATGCCCAAGATGAAACGCCAGTTCCTGGCCGGGAGGTCCAAATGA
- a CDS encoding ABC transporter ATP-binding protein, with protein MISISNITKAFNRGDVNEVTALNGVNLEVKDGDFITIIGSNGAGKSTFLNALAGSFPVDSGKIVLEDLDITKWPEHKRASLIGRVFQDPLLGTCGGATIEQNLAMANKRGRFRGLSWGVKSKDREFFREKLAILGLGLEDRLKAHTGLLSGGQRQALTMLMATLVRPRLLLLDEHTAALDPKTAGMVLDLTDEIVSSLNLTTLMVTHNMKQAISLGNRLIMFHRGQVVLDIEGDEKKNLKVEDLLERFSRLRGDEGVSDRMLLG; from the coding sequence ATGATCTCCATTTCCAATATCACCAAGGCCTTCAACCGGGGCGACGTCAACGAGGTAACCGCGCTCAACGGCGTGAACCTCGAGGTCAAGGACGGCGACTTCATCACCATCATCGGGTCCAACGGAGCTGGCAAGTCCACCTTCCTCAACGCCCTGGCTGGCTCGTTCCCCGTGGATTCCGGCAAGATCGTGCTGGAAGATCTGGATATCACCAAGTGGCCGGAGCACAAACGCGCTTCGCTCATAGGTCGGGTCTTTCAGGATCCCCTGTTGGGTACCTGCGGCGGCGCGACCATTGAACAGAACCTTGCCATGGCCAACAAACGCGGCAGGTTCCGCGGCCTGTCCTGGGGCGTCAAGAGTAAGGACCGCGAGTTCTTTCGGGAAAAGCTGGCTATCCTGGGCCTTGGCCTCGAAGACCGGCTCAAGGCTCATACCGGGCTCCTCTCCGGCGGTCAGCGTCAGGCTCTGACCATGCTCATGGCCACCCTGGTACGTCCTCGTCTGCTCCTGCTGGACGAACACACTGCGGCCTTGGACCCCAAGACCGCTGGCATGGTCCTGGACCTGACCGATGAAATCGTCAGCTCGCTGAATCTGACCACCCTTATGGTCACCCACAACATGAAACAGGCCATCTCACTTGGCAACAGACTGATCATGTTCCACCGCGGTCAGGTGGTTCTGGACATCGAGGGTGACGAAAAGAAGAATCTCAAGGTCGAGGATCTCCTGGAGCGTTTCTCGCGTCTACGCGGTGACGAAGGGGTTTCCGACCGCATGTTGTTGGGTTGA
- the ndk gene encoding nucleoside-diphosphate kinase, with amino-acid sequence MAIEKTFSIIKPDAVERGLIAEILKMITDSGLKIKGMKMIHMDRAKAEGFYAVHKERPFFGELVDYMISGPVVVSCLEGENAIEKYRALMGATNPADAAPGTIRAAYGQNIQNNSCHGSDGPDTAKTEVAYFFNDDELVG; translated from the coding sequence ATGGCTATCGAAAAGACCTTTTCCATCATCAAGCCCGACGCGGTCGAGCGCGGCCTTATCGCCGAGATCCTGAAAATGATCACCGACTCCGGCCTCAAGATCAAAGGCATGAAGATGATCCACATGGACCGCGCCAAAGCCGAAGGCTTCTACGCGGTGCACAAGGAACGCCCCTTCTTCGGCGAACTGGTGGATTACATGATTTCCGGCCCGGTGGTGGTTTCCTGCCTCGAAGGCGAGAACGCCATCGAGAAGTACCGTGCCCTCATGGGCGCTACCAATCCGGCCGACGCCGCTCCCGGTACCATCCGTGCGGCCTACGGTCAGAACATTCAGAATAACTCCTGCCACGGTTCCGACGGTCCCGACACCGCCAAGACCGAGGTGGCTTACTTCTTTAACGACGACGAGTTGGTGGGATAA